The Columba livia isolate bColLiv1 breed racing homer chromosome 2, bColLiv1.pat.W.v2, whole genome shotgun sequence genome includes the window ATCGGCTGCCGTGGGCAACGAACTCGGTGCCCAGGGAGTTGCCATCAACTCCGGCGCTTTTGGCTACGGCTTCGgaggcctgggctgctttggtgGCAGAAGGGGTGGCTACATCTGCTAAGGGCTCTCGCCACCACCCGTGATGCCAACCACACACACCCTGGAAGCCACGCCACACATTCAGGACATGCACCTCTAGGCCCTTCCTGGcacatggacctgctgtccaTGGCTCCTCGTCTGCAGGCAGCAAGCACGGAAGCAGGGAAGTtgccagcctgggctgcctgcGTACCTCGATGAAggtccttctcctcttctcccacatctttctttgcACCTCAGACTTGTGCTGTTCCACTTGGCACTCCTGCCTTTTCACATTTCTCCCTCAATAAAGTTCTCCTTCATCCCAGCTTGAGATGCAGCCTATTGTCTTTTTCTCCCACGGCTCGTCCAACTTCACTTGAGAACAACCAGGACTCAACAGCCCATCATGGTGGGTGGAAAAGAATAACACGACCTCTTCCAGGAAAtatgccaccaccaccaccaccagtgCCCACTGGCTTCCAGGATGTGACACAAACCCATCCCTGGCTCAAGCAGAGCCTTCCACATGAGAACGCTTCCCTGTGCACATCTTGGACAAGATCATGCCAACACACACATCAATAACTCTcttccccagctctctcagcctctcctccgGTGGAAGATGTTCCAGACCCTTTAGCATCTTCATTAAACTGCACTAACACATCCATGTCCTTCTTCCACTGGGGAACTCAGTCCTGCACGCAGGACTCCACATGggacctcaccagtgctgaggagAGAAGAACAGTCACCTTCCTTAACCTCCTGTCAAGTCTTTTCTCAATGCTGCCCTGGAGACTTGATGGACCCTATTGCGTAGAGGGTTCATTTCCAGCTTAGGGCCCATTTCTTCTCCACCAGAACCACAAGACCCTTCTCTGACaagctgttttctgttcaaCTGTCCCCCAGTCAttcctgctgccagctctgagTCCTCCCCAGAACAGGACTTGGCCTCTCCCCTTGCTCAGGTCCATGAGACTCCTCTGTGGCCACGGAAATCAGGAAGCTCCATCGTCAAACGTGTGTTTAAACCACATTTTCCCACAGATTTATACAGATCCATATACACAACATCCCCCTTTCTAGGGGGCAGATATGAGTCCACTGGACTCACCGGCTccaccagcccagccctgcactgGCCCAACCTGCCTCTTGCCTGCCAGGTGCTCCAGCACcatcaacacacacacacagagacccTTCCTGCCCCACCTCATCTTCCTCACCAACAAACACTGCTCATGCGCTGAACAACCCTCACAACACTCACGACACATCTCGGGACTCCAGAGATGTTCTCACTCACTGCAAGCCAGCCAACGTTATTCCAGTTTGTAAAAAGGGTGTGAGTGAAAAGCCAGGAATCTGCAGACCTGTTAGTCTGACCACAGGACCTGGAAAATTATGGAGAAGGTGCAACCAAGTTATGCTGAAAGGCATTTAAGGGCAATGTAATCATCAGGTACAGTCAACAGGGGCTCACTACGTCCTGTGTAAGtgatttcctttccttctaCAAAAAGGTCACGTGCCTCGTGCATGAAGGGAAGATGGTGGACGTAgcttttctggattttagtaaagGTTTTGATCTATCCGAATGGGGGGAATATTGTGAGGTGTTGTGCGAGGTGTTTAAGACGAATGTCAAGGTACTTGAAAGCACCCACAGGAGGGTAACAAAGTTGTACGAAGATCTGGAAGGCATGTCCTAAAGGAGCAACTGAGGACAGCGGGTTGGTCTAGTTTGGAcagaaggaggctgaggggcgacctcattactctctacagcttcctgaggaggggacatggagagggaggtgctgaccTCTTCTCCATCagatccagtgacaggacatttGGGAATGGATCAAAGCTGCACCACTGCAGGTTTAAAATTGAcattagaaacatttatttacagGGACAGTGGTcaaacagtggaacaggcttcctagagaggtgatCGATACCCCAAGCTTGTCAGTGtttcagaggcatttggacacTGCTCTTAACACCACGCTTTATCTTTTACTCAGCCCTGATGTGCTCAGGCAGTGGGACTACATGGTCACTactggtcccttccaactggcTTGCTATGGTCCTGTTTGTTCTGCTTCCCCAACCCTTTCCCATGCAAACATCCCCTCAAGGGTCTCAGCTTCACAGCCCCAGGCACCACGCACACCTCCCATTGCCCCTGCGCTACGCCCAGTCCCACTCTGGCCCCACAAACACTGCACACAGAAATGGCCTCACCCCTCGGCGCTCACCCCACATTCACCCCCAAAGCCGTCACTCACcagcctcccctgcctgccGGTCCCGCTCCCCTGGGCCTCTCACCGGCCTCACCAGCTCTCCCAGACCTCACCAGCCTCAGCCCCCAGTCgcagcctcccctccccacagccaggcACTGCCTCAGCACTCACTGACCAGCCAGTCAGGGGACAGGTAACAACCTGACCATCAGGCAGCAGGTAACAACCTGCCAATCAGGGGACAGATAACATCCTTACCATCAAGCCACAGGTAGTTTACCTGCCAATCAGTGGGCAGCTTACAGGCACTATAGAAGCACCTGGAATGTTCCAGAAGGTGCCTTTCAGGACCTCAAAATCAACACTTCTTTTACAATACAAAGACCTCAGACTAGTGTAGTTCAGGGGACTTGGAAGAGTAAGATGGAGAGAAATTGTCCTGATTAAATAACAGCCCAAAAAACTGTGATCAGTAAATACATCAACAGACCCTGCACTGCTTGCCTGCTCTAGAGGTGCCAGGGCACCCATGTGGGGTCCCTGTCATGGCCCCCCCTTGCTGTGGTCCCCAGCCCAACCACCTGGCAGTGCCCATGACCCCATCTTCACTCACGGTCAGGTTCCAGGGACAAAACCACGGAGTCCTGTATCCTGCGTCCCCTTGCTGCCAGGACCCCGGGCAACACATGCTGGGTCACCCCCCCCTTGCTGTGGGGTCCTCAGCTGACCCAAGTGTGGGTCCTTGTTGCACTGTCCCCCTGGCCCCACAGTCCCAACTCCACCTACGCAGGAGTCCCCAGACGTCTATCTCACCTTGCTGTGCGGGACATAAAGCAACCCTCCCTGTGCTCTGAGGTCACACAGAAAGCCCCTTTGTGAGGTCACCGTCCCCCTCAGTGTGGGGTCCCTGAGGCACAGCCTGGGGCACTGAGGACCAGGAGCAGGAACAAGCctgtgaccctgctctgctggcaagatggggctctgggctggcttgaccttggctggatggcaggtgcccaccaagctgctctatcactccccctcctcaactGCATGATGGGAGAAAATCTGAGGAAAGGCTCCTGAGTCTTtgtaaggacagggagatctccagaggctgcagtgggacaatctgctccagcgtggggttCACaacgggctgcaggggaatctctgctccagcaccaggaGCTCATCCTGCACCTCATTCCTCACTGAACTTGCTGGTTGTAGAGATTTTTTCTAtcacatccatccatccctctctctcttccGGTTACAATTGTGCAATCATTTTCCCCCTTCTTAAAGATGTTCACACCTCTGTGCTACCACCATTGCTGATTGGCTCAGGTTTCACCAGCAACCAGTCTGGTTGGAGCTGGCTGGTGCCTTTGAACAGAATCAAAGAATTGTTTCAGGtacaaaagacctttaagatcatcatcCCAAGTGTTTACCAAGCAATACCAAGgtcaccactaaaccatgtcctcaagcaccacatctacacatcttttaaacacctccagggatcaTGACTCCACTACTACCCTGGGCAGTAAATGCTTGACAACAATTTTGGTGAATAaatttccctaatatccaatgtaaatctcccctggtgcagcttgagggcattttctcttgtcctgttCCTTGTTCCTTAGGAAAAACACTGACGCCtacctcactacaacctcctttcaggtagttgcagagagcgagacagtctcccctctgcctccctttctccaggctaCGCTTACCGAGGGtccactcgatcccctcatcagACCATGGAgacagatattaaacagaactggccccagcactgagccctggggaacaccacttgtgagcagccaccaactggatttaactccagtCACCACAGAtatttgggcccagccatccagccaggtTTTTTGCCAGTGAAGGATAcacctgtccaagccatgagcagccactTTCTCCAGTTGAatcagtgtcaaaggctttaataaactctaggtagacaacatccacagccatTCCCTCctccactaagtgggtcaccttgtcatagaaggagatcaggttggtcaagcaggacctgcctttcatcacCCCATCCTGACTGGGCCCGACCCCCTGGTTGTCCTGTACTTGCTGTGTAATGTCACTCaacatgatctgctccatgacctgaAAGACTAAGGGGAAGAAATCATTTTCCCCATCCTTTGCCCTGTGATTGCCCCCACAACAAGTAAAGGATGGAAATTCTCATTAGCCCTCCTTTGGTTGATAATGTATGTCTAGAAtcattttattctattttgtaACAGCACACAGATTTTGTTGTAGTAGCGTCTTTGCAATCCTAATTTGCTCCCTGCACAACCTCATGACATCCCTGTAGTCCTCCTGAGTTACCTGCCCCTTCCTGTAAAAGTCATAAACTCTCTTTGTTTTACCAAGTTCCAGCTAAAGCTCTCTGTCTAGCTAGGATGGTCTTCTTCCCCATAGCTTCATATTATTGCCCAGGGGGACTCTCTACGAACATTACAGAATCATTGTGAACCTCATCTCAGAAACTACCCCTGTAGCTCCCTTGCTCCAAAACCCTGTGTTGGATAACAAATCCACACAGATACAAGCTTAAAAGCAGGAGGGGCACCAAGACATGCACAGATCAAACCCAATCAGGAATCCAGGCCTAAAGACAGGCTTAGAGAGATGTTAGCAAAGAGTAACAGACCAAAGCTCATCTTAGTGGCAGCTCCACATGCCTGGCACAGCTCCAGAGCCAAGACCAGCTGGCCAGGCCTGAAAGGAAATGAGGCCACCTCTTCACAAAGCACCCGCAAACCACACGAGTGCCATGGGATGACCTCACTGACGACACCCCACCTTCTCCTACGCATTCGCTGCGTCCTCTGCCCGCCCTGACATGCGCCATCAACGCCAAGTCTTTGGCCTCTACTGCTCGCACTTCAAAGCTGCTGCCAGGGCCAAGTGGACACGTCCTCAAGACAACAACAAGAAATTGGAGCAttgcaggaaggaaaacacaccctcctcattcctggccaggctgtggcatcagacagctgctggctgcaaattGTCGCCATGCGCAAAGGCTGTCCCGCCCCTCGGGGACCAGCATAAAAGCCGGCCCAGCgcctctctccctcacacacttctcctgacgccttctcctccctccgcgctcaacaaggtgagcctcaaacccccttcccctccttctcctgccctgcctggcccctctcttccagcacgctctgcccccagcctcagcagccctcacgcctccccaccgccacgctccccacagccccacaccagcctccccactccctcGCCCTCCTGCAACACCGCTCCTCGCACCCCCACGCCCCTGCGCTTGCTCAACAGCCTCTCATCCCTTCCAGGGCtcctccacaccacacacatggcCTGCTACGACGCCTGCCGCCCCTGCGGACccaccccgctggccaacagctgcaacgagccctgttccctgcagtgccaggactcccgcGTCGTCATCCAGCCTCCCGCCGTGCTGGTCACCCTGCCAGgacccatcctcacctcccacccccagagcaccgCCGTCGGATCCTCCTCATCGGCTGCCGTGGGCAACGAACTCGGTGCCCAGGGAGTTGCCATCAACTCCGGCGCTTTCGGCTACGGCTTCGgaggcctgggctgctttggcggCAGAAGGGCTGGATACATCTGCTAAGGGCCCTCGCCACCACCCCTGATGGACTCCAACTACCACACTGAAGCTACGCCATGGATTGTGGACTCACCTCTGGACCCTTCTTGGCATGTACGCCTGCTCTCCATGGTTCCTCCTCTAAAGGAGCCAGGAAGATCTTGGTGCTCTGGCAAGATCTATGTCACAGAAGCAACCTCAGCTGATGGTCACCCTACGTGCAGCTTATACTTGCCACCTTCTCCTTGGTGCTCCTGCcttttcactcttttctttcctcaatAAACTTCTCTTGCATCCCAGCCTGAGACGtctcactttattttcttctctcaagGCTCTTCCAACCTCACCCAGCACAAAGCCAGGGCTGGCTCAAGAAGCAAACTGGATAGGGGGGAAAAGGGCCACAAGACCTGTCCCAGGAAACATGTCACCACCTATATCACCAAGAACACAGACCGGAATCTGGGGGTCTTCCAAAAAATTATACAAGCCCATCACTGGATCAAAGAAAGATTTTGACACGACAACACTCTCCTCAACATGCCTCTGGTGAGACCTCCCTATGACAACACACACTTGACcatcttttttccccagcatcaCTCTCTGGCTCTACCAgaagcagaatcacagaatcatttagtaTTTAGACTTTCCTCACAGGTTCACAGGTCCTGCCAAGTCTGTGGTCCAACACAGGCTTCCTACAGGATCACATTTCCTGTGGGTGCACCCACCTGCTACAGCATCAGGTCCTCTACAGGCTCTACGTGGTTATCTCCTGCACTGTGGACATCTCCTGCACTGTGGACATCTCCTGCACTGTGGACATCTCCATCAGCTGCAGTGGGACAACCTGCTTCAGCCCAGTTTTTCACCACAGCCTGCAGGGCAATCTCTGCTCCAGAACCTAGGGCACCTCCTGCTTCTCCATCTTTGCTGATCTTGGTGTCTCTTGAGATTTGTCTCCCACATTTATTCCCTCCCCTCTTACGGTTACTATTCTCAAgtagtttttttcccctcataaaCATGTTTtcacagaggtgctaccaccatTGCTGGCTGGCTCAGCTTTAGCCAGCAGTGGCTCTgccttggagctggctggccagtcttgtagaatcatagaaatgTTTGGTCTACTAAAGAACTTTTGGATCGACAAGTCCTGCTGTTAACCCAACAATAGTCTACCACTATTAACCTAACATAATTCTACCACTAACCCCTGTCACCAAGCACCACATCTACGCATCTTCTgcacacctccagagatggtgactccaccactgccccgggcagcctgttccaatgccccaaaACCCTTCAGGAAACGCCATTTTTCCTAATAACCAcactaaacctcccctggggcAACTTCAAGCCACTTTCTCCAGACCTGTCagttgggagaagagaccgacACCCGCCCctctacaacctcctttcaggcagttgcagagagcgagaaggtctcccctcagcctcctgttctccagattGAACCCTCCaactccctcagctgctccccatcccaacTGTGCTCCAGACTGTTCACAAgattccttccccttttctcaATTCGCTGCAGAACCTCAAGCTCTTTCTTGTCATTAGGGGCCCAAAAATGAACCCCAGATTCTgcgtgcagcctcaccagcaccaaatACAGGGGGATGCTcactgccctgctcctgctggtcACAATTGTGATGACACAGGCCagaatgctgttggccttcctGACCACCTGGcaacacactggctcatgttctgCCAGCTGGTCACCAGTagcccaggtccttttccaacAGGCAGCTTTACAAACTGTCTTCCACCAAGCCTCTAGTGTTCCATGGGGTGGTGGTGATGCACGTGCAGAAAccgacacttggccttgttgaacctcagacaattggcaGCTTATCATCGATCCAGCCAGCCCAGATCCTTTTCTAGAGCTTTCTTACTGTCCAGCACATCAGCATTCCTGCCCAActtgatgtcatctgcaaacttactaagggtgcactccaTGCCCTGGTCGAGATCACGAAGAAACAGAACCGGCCCCAGTACTAAGCCCCAGGGAACACCTCTTGTGAGCGCCCACCAACTGCATTTAACTCCAGTCATCACAACTCTCTGAAcacagccatccagccagtgtTTTAGCCAGTGAAGATTACGCCTGTCCGAGCCATGAGCAGACACTTTCTCCAGGAGAAATTATGTCAAAGACTTTACCAAAATCTTACTACACAGCATACACAGCCATTCCCTCATCCAATAAAGTGGGTAACCTTGTTCATAccaggagatcaggttggtcaagcaggacctgcctttcataaacccatgctgactaggTCTGATGACCTGCTGGTCCTGTACCTGCcatgtgatggcactcaggataATCTGTTCCACGACCTTACAAAGCAACAAGGTCCAACTGACACATCTGTAATTCCCCATATCCTCTTTTCGGTCCTTCTTCGAGACGGGTGCCACATTTGGTGACTTCCAGTCAATGGGGACCTCCCCAGAGAGTCAGGTCTGATGATATATGACGCAAAGTGGCTTGGGGAGCATCTCAGCCAGCTCTCTCACAACTCCTGGGGAGAACCAACCTGGCCCCATTCACGTGTGTGGgccaagtggtgtagcaggtcaccaACGATTTCCCCTTGGATTCCTGGGG containing:
- the LOC135578887 gene encoding feather keratin 1-like, which codes for MACYDACRPCGPTPLANSCNEPCSLQCQDSRVVIQPPAVLVTLPGPILTSHPQSTAVGSSSSAAVGNELGAQGVAINSGAFGYGFGGLGCFGGRRAGYIC